The genomic interval AGTCCAATAAGAGAAAAGGAACCCACTACCTTTGTTCTATGAAGAAATTCATTCTCATATTCAAAAACAAGTATATATTGGCACTCACCATCTTTTTGGTGTACAATTTGTTTTTGGACGAAGTGGATGTTTTCACCATATTCAATCAGAATAAAAAGATCTCCGCCTTACGTTCTACGGAATCAGAAATGAAACTGAAACTCCAAGAAACAAAATACATCCTTTCTCAAATTAAAGATCCTTCCTACTTGGAAAAATTGGCGCGCGAAAACAAATTATTCAAGAAAGACAACGAGGATATTTTTGTAATCACTTACAAATAATTGCGAATGTCGAATTACAAATTATAATCTCATTTCTTAAAATAAGCCAATCTAGCGCGAGCTAAATCATGAGACTACCTGATAAGTCTATCAGAATTAACTAATTTATAATCAATAATTTAATTCGTAATTCTACTAATCCAATTCCGCAATCTTCGGTTTCTGATTAAAATATTGCTGTTCCTGATAATTTACCAACCGTACACCGGGGAAATAATAAAGCGCAATCTGATGATAACTGAATCCAAATTTGGCCATCTTCATTGCTCCTTCTTGACACAAACCTACTCCATGGCCATAACCTCTTCCTCTTAAAACAATCTCCGTTCCTTCTGGGTAGCAATTAAAAAAGGTGGATTTCAATTTAAAATGCTCCCGAATATCTCTCAGTGGAATTCCCAACCAAGGATACTGATAAAACGCACATCGATCAGGTTGATTGAAGGTATAAATCATAGGTCCAAGAACCGAATCATTAACAGGATAGTGAAAAGTACTCACTAAAAACTCCAACCACTCCATTTGCGGAATGCGTTTTTCCCAAGTTGCCTGCTTCGTATAAATGCAGAAAGTATCTTTAAACGTACTCAAATATGGAATCTTGTTGTTCCACACGTAATCTGGCTCAGAGGTTTGTCCACCGCAATTTGCGTGGAAATAAGCATCCACTAACTGATTTTGGGGATCAACCATCACCATTCCCTCTGTTTTTAACACCGCGGAATCAATGATTGGATTTAAGCGCAATTGATTGTGGTACGCCTGACAATGCGTTCTGTCGCACAATTCAAAACCCTCCTTTTGATGACGTGTTTTATACTTCAGAGCGTAAGTTCTACTCATCAAAGCTTGAACCTTGTAATATTCGATTTCCTTTCCACTTCCACCTTCTGACTCAACAACACCACTTAAGTAATTATTGATATCCACCAAATTAACAATCGTTAAAGCGCCATTTTGAACAGTAATTTCCACATCATCTTTATACTTGCGTTCTTTAATGACAGGCGTTTTTGTGGAGTAAACCAAGGAATTATTAAGCTTCGTTCCAACTAAGACTACTTTTGAAACCAGAGCAACCTCAGTGATGCCTACTTTGAGAGAAATTTGATTGCCCTTCGCGATGGATAACTCAACGAATTCACTAGGCAATAGTGTAGCATAAAGCGTCGTATCGCCAAAAACATTGTAGCTCCCATCTGAATAGGCAAAGACAATGCGTTGAACAGAATAATCACGCAAAACACCAATCCGCATTTGTTGAGCAAACGCAAAAAATGGAAAAATGAACCATATGAGCACGAATAAGCGCAACATCTTACAAAATTAGCTTCGTACTGAACTGAAAAGGACTAGAACTCAAATAGTTTTCAACACCGATTGTGCAACTTTCTTGGAAGCTCCTCCTTTACCCAACATATTTTTGAGTTGTTTATAATCTTCCAATACCTGTTCTCGCTTCTTTCCTCCAACTATAACATCAGATAATTCTTTTGCTAAACGATCTGTAGTACATTCATTTTGAATCAATTCCACAACCGATTCTTTATCCAAAATGAGGTTCACCAATGAAATATATTTCACATTGACCAATCTTTTCGCAATTTGATACGAAATCGAGTTTCCAATGTAACAGACTACTTCAGGAATTTCAAACAAACCTGTTTCCAAGGTTGCAGTTCCAGATGTAACCACCGCTGCTTCGGATTGTTGCAATAAAGGATATGTTTGTCCGTAAACAACATCGACCTTCTTGTCCCCAATCAACTCTTTGTAAATCGCTATGTCCATATTGGGAGCACCAGCAATCACAAAATGATACTGAGGAAACAAATCCACTAAAGGAAGCATGACTGGCAACTTCGTGCGCAATTCTTGTTTTCTAGAACCAGGAAGCATTGCAATAATTGGTTTTCCTTCATGAGAAGCGATCGTCAATTCTTGCTTTGGAAGTTGTTGATATTGCTCGATCTCATCTAAAAGAGGATGTCCAACATATTCGACATCGTAGTTGTACTTTTTATAAAAATCTGCTTCAAATGGAAGAATACAAAACAATTTGTAGACGTCTCGTTTAATTTTATGCACCCGATTTTCTTTCCAAGCCCAAACTGTTGGCGAAATATAGAAGTAAACTTTAAGCTCGTTTTTCTTCGCCCATTCAGCAATACGCATGTTAAAGCCTGGATAATCAATCAGTAAGATCGCATCGGGTTTAAATTCTTGAATATCTTTTTTGCAAAATCGGATATTTCTCAAGATTGTGGGTAAATTCATCAATACCTCCACAAATCCCATGAAAGCCAATTCGCGAATGTGCTTGGCCATCGTTCCACCAACAGCTTGCATTTTATCTCCACCCCAAAAGCGAATATCTAAATCTGGCTCTTGAGCTAACAATTCCTTCATGACATTTGCACCATGCAAATCACCAGAGGCTTCGCCTGAAATGATGTAGAGTTTTCTTCCCATCAGCGAATTAGATTGACATAAAGAATAAATGGAAGAAATAATGCAGAACCCACAATTACTCCACGAGCCAAATCATAACGCTCTTTATTTAGAAACAGATAAAACCAAATTAAATTCGGAATAATCGATAAAGAAATAAACTTACTCTGGGCAACAATACTTCCCGTAAAATTATTCCATAAAACGGAATACGGATAATTTTGCGACCAAGCTATTAATCCAACAATTAATGGTACGAAAAGGAATGGTGAAATAATTCCGATAATCATTCCTACAGTTACTCGTGAATTCCAAGTGAATTTTCTTTTCATTAAAATATCTTTTTTAAACCAGCAATGGCTTTATGTGCAGTTAAATCAAATTGAGTTGGAACGATGGTTGCAAATCCTTGATCTAAGAAATGTAAATCCGTATCTGTTGCATCTTCTCTCGAATCAAAGGTTCCTGTTAGCCAATAGTAAGGTCTTCCAAACTGATCCAATCGTTTGTCGAAACGATCTTCCCAAAAAGCATACGCTTGTCGGCAAACCTCAATTCCTTTCAATGCTTCAGCCGGACCTTGTGGAATATTGACATTCAAACAAACTCCTTTAGGCAAACCATTTTTCAAAATTTGGGGAATAACTTCTCTTGCAACTGCCATTGGAGCTGAAAAATCGGCATCTTCCTCAAAATCACCGTATGAAAAACCAATACTTGGAATGTGTTCCATCGCACCTTCAACAGCAGCAGACATTGTTCCAGAATACAACACGTTCGTGGATGAATTCAGTCCATGATTGATCCCTGAAAGAATTAAATCTGGCTTGCGGTGAAGCACTTCATAAACTCCTAATTTCACGCAGTCTACTGGTGTTCCGCTACACGAATAGGCTTCTATTCCTTCGAAAATCGTAGAACGAGTCAAGCGAATTGGATGTGAAATAGTAATTGCGTGTCCCATACCAGATTGCGGTTTATCGGGCGCAATAACGACAAGGTCTCCAAATTCTTTGGCAACTTCAACTAAAGAGGCAATTCCCTTGGCATGAAGGCTATCATCATTGGTTATAAAAATGAGTGGACGATTTGATTTTTCCATGTCTTACAAAGATACATTTTTAGTTTTGCACGCGTTGAAAGGGAAATGTGAAAGTTTCGAAAAGTAACAAGAAACATTTTGTCATGTCGAGTATTCCGAATGGAGGCAACGAAATTCGGAATGTATCGAGACCAGAAATAAATTTCTTTTGTCCTTGTTATCGATACGCTTTGCACTCGAACTGACAGGACAATTACTCTATCACAAAGCTCACTATCTTCTTTCCCCTACTTCCAACAACGATTCGATTTCCCCAAGCTACTGGTGATGATTCCCAAACACAATCGGTTTTTCGTTTCACGATAATTTCACCACTTACTCCATCTATTAGGTAAATTGTTCCATAAACATCGGTGAAAAATATATAACAGTTTCCCACTTTATCATATAAATCAATCGGTGAAGCCCAACTATAATAATCCATTTTAATAGTGAATTTCTCTTTCCCAGAAACTTTATCGATGGCTACAAATTCTCCTGCTAAACTTCCATTCACTCGTGAAAAAATTCCATAAACCAAATTACTGGCTTTCTTTTTACCAGGTAAAACAGAAGCCAAAACTCCTCCTGAATTTACACGTCCATGCAGTTTGGTATTTGTAGATTTTCGCGATACATCCCAAATTTCTTTTCCAGTAAGTCCATCAATTTTACGAATATGTGCCGAACCTGTTTCTCCTTGCTTATCCACTTCATTTCCAACATATAAAAATGGATAATCGTCTTCTTGCAAGTCAACGACCATTGATGCATCTGTATCGTCATAGTTGTCTAGATACCAAACAGGTTTCATCGTCATCAAATTGAGGCAAAAGACATTTCCTCCATTGTCGCCAAACCAACCTAGATTATTCCACGCCCCAAAACTCGATTCAATTCCCAAATCGGGATGTTTCTGAATTTGATAATTGAAAATAAACGGACTCGGAATTGCTGTACTATTAGCTATTTTGGTTTTGTAAATCTGACCATTTTCAGCTGGATGAAACCAATATCCTGTTTTGGCATCAATCAAGGAATTACTGTCAAAAGCACCCCAATTTCTTCGAGCTTTCGGATCCAATCCACTTCGGAAGAAAATTTCCTGACCCGTAAACATGTTGAAAATGTAAGATCCAAAACGATCCCCGTTTTTAATTCCTTGCCCAACATAAAGCAATCCATTCATTCGGGGATCAACCGAAACAGTTCCTTTTATAGGATTTTCAATCGTAACATGGGGCCTTGTCGCCTTTCCTGTCTTCCAATCAATAAAGTAAATATCCCCACACAAACTTCCAACAATCACTTCTCGAAAATTCGTCTGATTCAAATAAACATCTTCTATTCCATGTAATCTTTTTGCGATTTTTTGAGGCCAATTGACCACTAAAGGCTGACCTGTCCAACCAGAGCCACCGCCCCAAGAACCGTATTCAGTAGTTCTACCATCATATTCCGTGATAAATTCCCAATCCAAACGAATATTGGTAGGCCTTCCATTTATGAATCCACGAGTTGGCGCGTTTCTTTGTGCATTTCCTCTGAAACAAAAAATTCCATTTTTAGAATTGTAATCATCTGTGAAAAGAATTTCTTCTTCGGGATCATGTGAA from Fluviicola taffensis DSM 16823 carries:
- a CDS encoding FtsB family cell division protein — protein: MKKFILIFKNKYILALTIFLVYNLFLDEVDVFTIFNQNKKISALRSTESEMKLKLQETKYILSQIKDPSYLEKLARENKLFKKDNEDIFVITYK
- a CDS encoding SpoIID/LytB domain-containing protein; its protein translation is MLRLFVLIWFIFPFFAFAQQMRIGVLRDYSVQRIVFAYSDGSYNVFGDTTLYATLLPSEFVELSIAKGNQISLKVGITEVALVSKVVLVGTKLNNSLVYSTKTPVIKERKYKDDVEITVQNGALTIVNLVDINNYLSGVVESEGGSGKEIEYYKVQALMSRTYALKYKTRHQKEGFELCDRTHCQAYHNQLRLNPIIDSAVLKTEGMVMVDPQNQLVDAYFHANCGGQTSEPDYVWNNKIPYLSTFKDTFCIYTKQATWEKRIPQMEWLEFLVSTFHYPVNDSVLGPMIYTFNQPDRCAFYQYPWLGIPLRDIREHFKLKSTFFNCYPEGTEIVLRGRGYGHGVGLCQEGAMKMAKFGFSYHQIALYYFPGVRLVNYQEQQYFNQKPKIAELD
- the lpxB gene encoding lipid-A-disaccharide synthase, yielding MGRKLYIISGEASGDLHGANVMKELLAQEPDLDIRFWGGDKMQAVGGTMAKHIRELAFMGFVEVLMNLPTILRNIRFCKKDIQEFKPDAILLIDYPGFNMRIAEWAKKNELKVYFYISPTVWAWKENRVHKIKRDVYKLFCILPFEADFYKKYNYDVEYVGHPLLDEIEQYQQLPKQELTIASHEGKPIIAMLPGSRKQELRTKLPVMLPLVDLFPQYHFVIAGAPNMDIAIYKELIGDKKVDVVYGQTYPLLQQSEAAVVTSGTATLETGLFEIPEVVCYIGNSISYQIAKRLVNVKYISLVNLILDKESVVELIQNECTTDRLAKELSDVIVGGKKREQVLEDYKQLKNMLGKGGASKKVAQSVLKTI
- the surE gene encoding 5'/3'-nucleotidase SurE, with amino-acid sequence MEKSNRPLIFITNDDSLHAKGIASLVEVAKEFGDLVVIAPDKPQSGMGHAITISHPIRLTRSTIFEGIEAYSCSGTPVDCVKLGVYEVLHRKPDLILSGINHGLNSSTNVLYSGTMSAAVEGAMEHIPSIGFSYGDFEEDADFSAPMAVAREVIPQILKNGLPKGVCLNVNIPQGPAEALKGIEVCRQAYAFWEDRFDKRLDQFGRPYYWLTGTFDSREDATDTDLHFLDQGFATIVPTQFDLTAHKAIAGLKKIF
- a CDS encoding PQQ-binding-like beta-propeller repeat protein, with the protein product MIKWFKLTVVYGIVFLIGYLGTGIAFHYLKPNVRILPQFVENILDGGEIWKVQYPEESDVSMFELRTYNSDSHDPEEEILFTDDYNSKNGIFCFRGNAQRNAPTRGFINGRPTNIRLDWEFITEYDGRTTEYGSWGGGSGWTGQPLVVNWPQKIAKRLHGIEDVYLNQTNFREVIVGSLCGDIYFIDWKTGKATRPHVTIENPIKGTVSVDPRMNGLLYVGQGIKNGDRFGSYIFNMFTGQEIFFRSGLDPKARRNWGAFDSNSLIDAKTGYWFHPAENGQIYKTKIANSTAIPSPFIFNYQIQKHPDLGIESSFGAWNNLGWFGDNGGNVFCLNLMTMKPVWYLDNYDDTDASMVVDLQEDDYPFLYVGNEVDKQGETGSAHIRKIDGLTGKEIWDVSRKSTNTKLHGRVNSGGVLASVLPGKKKASNLVYGIFSRVNGSLAGEFVAIDKVSGKEKFTIKMDYYSWASPIDLYDKVGNCYIFFTDVYGTIYLIDGVSGEIIVKRKTDCVWESSPVAWGNRIVVGSRGKKIVSFVIE